From the genome of Deinococcus sp. JMULE3, one region includes:
- a CDS encoding dihydroorotase, with product MITITNIKRVGSEKTESVTIEGGLIKGWNLPTDQQGEGQVIDGQGGTVAPALIELHAHLREPGQTEKEDLSSGLAAAAAGGYGTVVSMPNTSPVVDDPAIVRSLIEKANSLGFARLRPAAALTKGQKGEELAELTYLKEAGAAMFTDDGRTNENARTLRLGLETAGSLGMVISVHAEDATLRADGVMNEGPVSEALGLPGNPAAAEAARVARDIEIVAGLHAQGVPARLHIQHLSTARALDLVRAAKAQGLPVTCEVCPHHLTLTDEALRSFDAIYKVAPPLRTQADADHLLEGLQDGSVDCLATDHAPHTRAEKERDLLDAPSGIAYIELAFPLMYTRFGETLGLERILDLMTAAPARVMGWDEPTLDAGAKADLVVLDLTTERPVNPAEFKSKAKFTPWAGETLKGWPVLTVVDGKVAYQR from the coding sequence ATGATCACGATTACGAACATCAAGCGCGTCGGGTCGGAGAAGACCGAGAGCGTCACCATCGAGGGCGGCCTGATCAAGGGCTGGAACCTGCCGACAGATCAGCAGGGGGAAGGTCAGGTCATTGACGGGCAGGGCGGCACGGTCGCGCCCGCGCTGATCGAGCTGCACGCGCACCTGCGCGAGCCGGGGCAGACGGAGAAGGAAGACCTGAGCAGTGGTCTGGCGGCGGCGGCGGCCGGTGGGTACGGCACGGTGGTGAGCATGCCGAACACCAGCCCCGTCGTGGACGACCCGGCGATCGTGCGCAGCCTGATCGAGAAGGCCAATAGCCTGGGCTTCGCGCGCCTGCGTCCGGCGGCGGCGCTGACGAAGGGCCAGAAGGGCGAGGAACTGGCCGAACTGACCTACCTGAAAGAGGCGGGCGCGGCCATGTTCACGGATGACGGGCGCACGAACGAGAACGCCCGCACGCTGCGCCTGGGGCTGGAAACCGCCGGGAGTCTGGGCATGGTGATCAGCGTGCACGCCGAGGACGCCACCCTGCGCGCGGACGGCGTGATGAACGAGGGGCCGGTCAGCGAGGCGCTGGGCCTGCCCGGCAACCCGGCGGCAGCGGAGGCGGCGCGCGTGGCGCGGGATATCGAGATCGTGGCGGGCCTGCACGCGCAGGGTGTTCCGGCACGGCTGCACATCCAGCACCTGAGTACGGCGCGCGCGCTGGATCTGGTGCGCGCCGCGAAGGCACAGGGGCTCCCGGTGACCTGCGAGGTCTGCCCGCACCACCTGACCCTGACGGACGAGGCGCTGCGCTCCTTCGACGCGATCTACAAGGTCGCGCCGCCCCTGCGCACCCAGGCGGACGCCGACCACCTGCTGGAGGGCCTGCAGGACGGCAGCGTGGACTGCCTCGCCACGGATCACGCGCCGCACACCCGCGCGGAGAAGGAACGCGACCTGCTGGACGCCCCCAGCGGCATCGCGTACATCGAACTGGCGTTCCCGCTGATGTACACCCGCTTCGGCGAAACGCTGGGTCTGGAGCGCATCCTGGACCTGATGACTGCCGCCCCGGCGCGCGTCATGGGCTGGGATGAACCCACCCTGGACGCGGGCGCGAAGGCCGATCTGGTCGTCCTCGACCTGACCACCGAACGCCCCGTGAACCCCGCCGAGTTCAAGAGCAAGGCGAAATTCACTCCCTGGGCGGGGGAAACCCTGAAAGGCTGGCCCGTGCTGACCGTCGTGGACGGGAAAGTCGCCTACCAGCGCTGA
- a CDS encoding aspartate carbamoyltransferase catalytic subunit: MGARPPHLLDFQDWTPERLGAILDNADTMLQVLDRPVKKVPALQGLTVCNAFFENSTRTRTSFELAARRMSADVLTFAAGASSVSKGESLRDTLEVLTSYKVDAYIVRHHAAGAAHLVARYSGKPVINAGDGRRAHPTQALLDAYTIRQEYGSLEGKKVAILGDVRHSRVARSNAELLPKLGAQVVLCGPTTLLPPGLAQMPGVTLTTDPREAVRGAHAVMALRLQRERMSGGFLGSLQEYADTYQVNDTLLKEAESGAIVLHPGPMNRDLEISSDAADGPQSRILKQVENGQAIRMSVLYHLLVGRN; this comes from the coding sequence ATGGGCGCCCGCCCACCCCACCTCCTGGACTTCCAGGACTGGACGCCCGAACGCCTGGGCGCCATCCTCGACAACGCCGACACCATGCTCCAGGTGCTCGACCGGCCCGTGAAGAAAGTCCCGGCCCTGCAGGGCCTGACGGTCTGCAACGCGTTCTTCGAGAACAGCACCCGCACCCGCACCAGCTTTGAACTGGCCGCCCGCCGCATGAGCGCTGATGTCCTCACGTTCGCCGCCGGAGCCAGCAGCGTCAGCAAGGGCGAGAGCCTGCGTGACACGCTGGAAGTCCTGACCTCCTACAAGGTCGACGCGTACATCGTCCGTCACCACGCCGCCGGCGCCGCGCACCTCGTGGCGCGCTACAGCGGCAAACCCGTCATCAACGCCGGGGACGGCCGCCGCGCCCACCCCACCCAGGCGCTGCTCGACGCGTACACCATCCGCCAGGAATACGGCAGCCTGGAAGGCAAGAAGGTCGCCATCCTCGGCGACGTCCGCCACAGCCGCGTCGCACGCAGCAACGCCGAACTGCTCCCCAAACTGGGCGCGCAGGTCGTCCTGTGCGGCCCCACCACCCTCCTCCCCCCCGGCCTCGCGCAGATGCCCGGCGTGACCCTCACCACCGACCCCCGCGAAGCCGTGCGCGGCGCCCACGCCGTCATGGCGCTGCGCCTCCAGCGCGAACGCATGAGCGGCGGGTTCCTCGGCAGCCTCCAGGAATACGCCGACACCTACCAGGTGAACGACACCCTGCTGAAAGAAGCCGAGAGCGGCGCCATCGTCCTGCACCCCGGCCCCATGAACCGCGACCTGGAAATCAGCAGCGACGCCGCCGACGGCCCCCAGAGCCGCATCCTGAAACAGGTCGAGAACGGACAGGCCATCCGCATGAGCGTCCTGTACCACCTGCTGGTCGGACGGAACTGA
- the pyrR gene encoding bifunctional pyr operon transcriptional regulator/uracil phosphoribosyltransferase PyrR, with the protein MTPKATILTADEVRRALTRIAHEIIERNKGAENLALIGVHTRGIPLARRLAEKLSSLEGVDVPTGMLDITLYRDDLSEVAQQPIIRETQVPFDLRDRRVILVDDVLYTGRTVRAALDALIDLGRPAGIQLAVLVDRGHRELPIRADYVGKNLPTAASEVVKVKLQETDDVDSVELWDMEALR; encoded by the coding sequence GTGACGCCTAAAGCCACGATCCTCACCGCCGACGAGGTCCGCCGCGCCCTGACCCGCATCGCGCACGAGATCATCGAACGCAACAAGGGCGCCGAGAACCTCGCCCTGATCGGCGTGCACACCCGCGGCATCCCCCTGGCCCGCCGCCTCGCCGAGAAACTCAGCTCCCTGGAAGGCGTGGACGTCCCCACCGGCATGCTGGACATCACCCTGTATCGCGACGACCTCAGCGAGGTCGCCCAGCAGCCCATCATCCGCGAGACGCAGGTGCCCTTCGACCTGCGCGACCGCCGCGTGATCCTCGTGGACGACGTCCTGTACACCGGCCGCACCGTCCGCGCCGCGCTGGACGCCCTGATCGACCTCGGCCGCCCCGCCGGAATCCAGCTGGCCGTGCTCGTGGACCGCGGGCACCGCGAACTGCCGATCCGCGCGGACTACGTCGGCAAGAACCTTCCGACCGCCGCCAGCGAGGTCGTGAAGGTCAAGTTGCAGGAAACCGACGACGTGGACAGCGTCGAACTGTGGGACATGGAGGCGCTGCGATGA
- a CDS encoding Hsp20/alpha crystallin family protein — protein MMRFDPFREIEELTQRMDRAFGQPAAPARFAPPVDVHEDEHGLELTLDLPGVSPDQVQIEAENQTLTVQATRTYDRREGRAAHRVERAHGTLARTFSVPAKYDLTKVEADLQHGTLTLKVPRSEAAQKRTITVRTGHVLDTDTASA, from the coding sequence ATGATGCGATTCGATCCCTTCCGTGAAATCGAGGAACTCACCCAGCGCATGGACCGCGCCTTCGGCCAGCCCGCCGCGCCCGCCCGCTTCGCCCCGCCCGTCGACGTCCACGAGGACGAGCACGGCCTCGAACTCACCCTCGACCTGCCCGGTGTCAGCCCCGACCAGGTGCAGATCGAGGCCGAGAACCAGACCCTGACCGTCCAGGCCACCCGCACCTACGACCGCCGCGAGGGCCGCGCCGCCCACCGCGTCGAACGCGCCCACGGCACCCTCGCCCGCACCTTCAGCGTCCCCGCCAAGTACGACCTGACGAAGGTCGAGGCGGACCTGCAGCACGGCACCCTGACCCTCAAGGTGCCCCGCAGCGAGGCCGCGCAGAAACGCACCATCACCGTCCGCACCGGCCACGTCCTCGACACCGACACCGCCAGCGCGTAA
- a CDS encoding phosphatidylserine decarboxylase — translation MRVRRLIPVALAAGAALYLRGVYRYRDPVRLPKVNEGEVLSAADGVVGFVRRVEDGRADGLDVPALLGTPGAADGWLIGVPVGPLDVHYVFQPVSGAVSYATHVGARVNVPLLDAAGTLGVLTGRAVDALSSRGALENERQAAVVGTPDGDVTVTLVAGRAGLSGTSFTREGDEVRAGYKAAFLQQGGLVLLHVPLAFTPAVSVGDRVTGAETVVARRS, via the coding sequence ATGCGTGTTCGCCGTCTGATTCCTGTTGCGTTGGCTGCTGGCGCGGCCCTGTACCTACGTGGCGTGTACCGCTACCGTGACCCGGTGCGCCTCCCGAAGGTGAACGAGGGTGAGGTCCTGAGTGCCGCCGACGGCGTGGTGGGCTTCGTGCGGCGGGTGGAGGATGGCCGGGCGGACGGGCTGGACGTGCCGGCGCTGCTGGGTACGCCGGGCGCGGCGGACGGCTGGCTGATCGGGGTGCCCGTGGGGCCACTGGACGTGCATTACGTGTTCCAGCCGGTGTCGGGCGCGGTGTCGTACGCGACGCATGTGGGCGCGCGGGTGAACGTGCCCCTGCTGGACGCGGCGGGCACGCTGGGCGTGCTGACGGGCCGCGCGGTGGACGCGCTGTCGTCGCGCGGGGCGCTGGAGAACGAGCGGCAGGCGGCGGTGGTGGGCACGCCGGACGGGGACGTGACGGTGACGCTGGTGGCGGGCCGCGCGGGCCTGAGCGGCACGTCGTTCACGCGGGAGGGGGACGAGGTGCGCGCCGGGTACAAGGCCGCGTTCCTGCAGCAGGGTGGGCTGGTGCTGCTGCACGTGCCGCTGGCGTTCACGCCTGCCGTGAGTGTGGGGGACCGCGTGACGGGCGCGGAGACGGTCGTGGCCCGCCGGAGCTGA
- a CDS encoding peptidylprolyl isomerase, producing the protein MSRRALMTASVLLGAALVACAPAATNPATAPTTTPPVTAAPAPVTPAPVSPAPAPAPVLSFQAMAELTQAPVRTFTSAPAQIIDPNKRYRAVLKTSQGDVTLDLYPKVAPVAVNNFVFLALNHFYDGTRFHRVIDGFMAQGGDPLSADPAQQARWGTGGPGYQFSAELVNGVRFDKAGVLGMARSQSLSSQGSQFFITVAPADFLSGNYTVFGQVIAGQDVLNRLQRNYNNSGPIAGAGADTLLGVQILQEQ; encoded by the coding sequence ATGTCCCGACGTGCCCTGATGACCGCTTCCGTCCTGCTGGGTGCCGCGCTGGTCGCCTGTGCGCCCGCCGCCACCAACCCGGCCACCGCTCCAACCACCACGCCGCCGGTGACCGCCGCTCCGGCTCCGGTCACGCCCGCGCCGGTCTCCCCTGCCCCCGCGCCCGCCCCGGTGCTGAGCTTCCAGGCGATGGCAGAGCTCACGCAGGCCCCGGTGCGCACCTTCACCAGTGCGCCCGCGCAGATCATCGACCCGAACAAACGCTACCGGGCGGTCCTGAAGACCAGTCAGGGCGACGTGACCCTGGATCTCTACCCGAAGGTCGCGCCGGTCGCCGTGAACAACTTCGTGTTCCTCGCGCTGAACCACTTCTACGACGGCACGCGCTTCCACCGCGTGATCGACGGGTTCATGGCGCAGGGCGGCGACCCTCTGAGCGCCGACCCCGCCCAGCAGGCCCGCTGGGGCACGGGCGGCCCCGGCTACCAGTTCAGCGCGGAACTCGTCAACGGCGTCCGCTTCGATAAGGCCGGGGTGCTGGGCATGGCCCGTTCGCAGAGCCTCAGTTCGCAGGGCAGCCAGTTCTTCATCACGGTCGCGCCCGCCGACTTCCTCAGCGGGAACTACACGGTATTCGGGCAGGTGATCGCCGGGCAGGACGTCCTGAACCGCCTTCAGCGCAATTACAACAACAGTGGTCCGATTGCCGGGGCGGGCGCGGACACGCTGCTGGGCGTGCAGATCCTGCAGGAGCAGTAA
- a CDS encoding Lrp/AsnC family transcriptional regulator — protein sequence MSQSDLDAIDRQILGILQRDARIPNTELADEIGLTPAPTLRRVRRLEEEGVIQRYVALLDPKTVGRELMVIVRVTLDKQTKAGFEEFAKKMQDRPEVLECFLCLGDIDYLLKVSVPDLDAYQHFLVNTLAAIPGVRNTASTIVVKQEKYTTSLPLE from the coding sequence ATGTCTCAGAGTGATCTGGATGCCATCGACCGGCAGATTCTGGGGATCCTGCAACGGGACGCCCGCATTCCGAACACGGAACTCGCGGACGAGATCGGCCTGACCCCCGCCCCCACCCTCCGCCGCGTGCGCCGCCTGGAAGAGGAGGGCGTCATTCAGCGGTACGTGGCATTGCTCGACCCGAAAACTGTCGGGCGCGAACTGATGGTGATCGTGCGCGTCACGCTGGACAAGCAGACGAAGGCGGGCTTCGAGGAGTTCGCGAAGAAGATGCAGGACCGCCCCGAGGTGCTCGAATGCTTCCTGTGCCTGGGGGACATCGACTACCTGCTGAAGGTGTCCGTGCCGGACCTGGACGCGTACCAGCACTTCCTGGTGAACACCCTGGCCGCCATTCCCGGCGTGCGGAACACCGCCAGCACGATCGTCGTGAAGCAGGAGAAGTACACGACCAGCCTCCCACTGGAGTGA
- the ald gene encoding alanine dehydrogenase: MHIGLPKEIKVKENRVALTPGGVATLVRRGHTVTVQHGAGLGSGIPDQDYVNAGATLGSADDAWAAEMVVKVKEPIQSEYHYLRPDLLLFTYLHLAADRPLTDALLQAGTTGVAYETVQLDDGSLPLLTPMSEVAGRLSVQAGAYHLQKPVGGRGVLLGGVPGVQPGHVTIIGGGVVGTNAAKMAMGLGAKVTILDVSQRRLAYLDDVFFGKITTMMSSEANIRDLLPTTDLLIGGVLIPGAKAPHLVTRDMLGLMPEGSVIVDVAVDQGGCVETIHATTHDDPTYTVDGVIHYGVANMPGAVPRTSTFALTNQTLPYALLLADHGANALHRNKALMLGLNTHQGKLTYQGVADAFELPYVAPEAALA, from the coding sequence ATGCACATCGGACTCCCGAAAGAAATCAAGGTCAAGGAAAACCGCGTCGCCCTCACCCCCGGCGGCGTCGCCACCCTCGTCCGCCGCGGCCACACCGTCACCGTCCAGCACGGCGCAGGCCTCGGCAGCGGCATTCCGGATCAGGACTACGTGAACGCCGGAGCCACCCTGGGAAGTGCCGACGACGCCTGGGCCGCCGAGATGGTCGTGAAGGTCAAGGAACCCATCCAGAGCGAATACCACTACCTCCGCCCCGACCTCCTCCTGTTCACGTACCTGCACCTCGCCGCCGACCGCCCCCTCACCGACGCCCTCCTGCAGGCAGGCACCACCGGCGTCGCCTACGAAACCGTCCAGCTCGACGACGGCAGCCTGCCCCTGCTGACCCCCATGAGCGAAGTCGCGGGCCGCCTCAGCGTCCAGGCCGGCGCGTACCACCTCCAGAAACCCGTCGGCGGACGCGGCGTCCTCCTCGGCGGCGTCCCCGGCGTGCAACCCGGCCACGTCACCATCATCGGCGGCGGCGTCGTCGGCACCAACGCCGCCAAGATGGCCATGGGCCTCGGCGCCAAAGTCACCATCCTCGACGTGTCACAGCGCCGCCTCGCGTACCTCGACGACGTCTTCTTCGGCAAGATCACCACCATGATGAGCAGCGAAGCCAACATCCGCGACCTGCTCCCCACCACCGACCTCCTCATCGGCGGCGTCCTCATCCCCGGCGCGAAAGCCCCCCACCTCGTCACCCGCGACATGCTGGGCCTCATGCCCGAAGGCAGCGTCATCGTCGACGTCGCCGTCGACCAGGGCGGCTGCGTCGAAACCATCCACGCCACCACCCACGACGACCCCACCTACACCGTCGACGGCGTCATCCACTACGGCGTCGCCAACATGCCCGGCGCCGTCCCCCGCACCAGCACCTTCGCCCTCACCAACCAGACCCTCCCCTACGCCCTGCTGCTCGCCGACCACGGCGCCAACGCCCTGCACCGCAACAAAGCCCTCATGCTCGGCCTGAACACCCACCAGGGCAAACTCACGTACCAGGGCGTCGCCGACGCGTTCGAACTGCCGTACGTGGCGCCCGAAGCGGCTCTGGCCTGA
- a CDS encoding ABC transporter ATP-binding protein — protein MFSRPGRAASPLSPEGSRVRRDPRQLVRLLAFARPYRWVFVVGVVATLVSSGLNLVFPALFGRLIDASFLRVGSTDTSQLDRTVVALLGIFALSAVFGAAQSFLLSRVGAGVVADLRRAVFAHLLTLSPRFFGEHKTGDLTSRLTSDVGTVQTVTSTALAQLAAQSVSLVGAVVLLVTTSPRLSLLTLAVIPLVIGTAVTIGRRIRRVSREVQDAVAGANASAEEAISGVRVVQSFTAETLEAGRYGQGVTQSFLAALKRARLQALMAGVMSFLTFGALAVVLWYGGRLVMAGSLTPGNLVTFLFYALQVGGTVVALTGVFNQFQEALGASGRIFELLDERSDLPQPAQPAPLARAEGRVSFDGVSFTYDGDAEGTRAAVLRDVTLDVPAGQVVALVGPSGAGKTTLVNLIPRFWDVTGGTLRVDGRDVRDYALADLRAQVGLVPQETLLFSGTIRENILYGRPGALPDEVEVAARAANAHEFISAFPHGYDTVVGERGVKLSGGQRQRVAIARAILKDPRILILDEATSALDNESESLVQAALERLMQGRTTFVIAHRLSTIRNADRILVMDAGRVTEDGTHAGLLAAGGMYRDLYELQFRAEQDAQTDLNLTTS, from the coding sequence ATGTTCTCCCGTCCTGGTCGTGCTGCTTCGCCTCTGAGTCCGGAGGGTTCGCGTGTGAGGCGTGATCCGCGTCAGCTCGTGCGGTTGCTGGCGTTCGCGCGGCCTTATCGGTGGGTGTTCGTGGTGGGTGTGGTGGCGACGCTGGTGTCGAGTGGGTTGAATCTGGTGTTCCCCGCGCTGTTCGGGCGGTTGATCGACGCGTCGTTCCTGCGGGTGGGGTCGACGGACACGTCGCAGCTGGACCGGACGGTGGTGGCGCTGCTGGGGATCTTCGCGCTGTCGGCGGTGTTCGGGGCGGCGCAGTCGTTCCTGCTGTCGCGGGTGGGGGCGGGTGTGGTGGCGGACCTGCGCCGGGCGGTGTTCGCGCACCTGCTGACGCTCTCGCCGCGATTCTTCGGGGAGCACAAGACCGGAGACCTGACCAGCCGCCTGACGTCGGACGTGGGCACCGTGCAGACCGTGACGAGCACAGCGCTGGCGCAGCTGGCGGCGCAGTCCGTGAGTCTGGTGGGCGCGGTGGTGCTGCTGGTGACGACCAGTCCGCGCCTGAGCCTGCTGACCCTGGCCGTTATCCCGCTGGTGATCGGCACGGCGGTGACGATCGGGCGGCGGATCCGCCGCGTGAGCCGCGAGGTGCAGGACGCCGTGGCAGGCGCGAACGCCAGCGCCGAGGAGGCCATCAGTGGCGTTCGCGTCGTCCAGAGCTTCACTGCCGAGACCCTGGAGGCGGGCCGCTACGGGCAGGGCGTCACGCAGAGCTTCCTGGCGGCGTTGAAACGCGCCCGCCTTCAGGCGCTCATGGCGGGCGTGATGAGCTTCCTGACCTTCGGCGCGCTGGCCGTGGTCCTGTGGTACGGGGGGCGGCTGGTCATGGCGGGCAGCCTCACGCCGGGGAATCTGGTGACGTTCCTGTTCTACGCGCTGCAGGTGGGCGGCACGGTCGTCGCGCTGACCGGCGTGTTCAACCAGTTCCAGGAGGCGCTGGGCGCGTCGGGCCGCATCTTCGAACTGCTGGACGAACGCAGCGACCTCCCGCAGCCCGCGCAGCCCGCCCCGCTGGCCCGCGCGGAGGGCCGCGTGTCCTTCGACGGCGTGTCCTTCACGTACGACGGCGACGCGGAAGGCACGCGGGCCGCCGTGCTGCGCGACGTGACGCTGGACGTCCCCGCCGGGCAGGTCGTCGCCCTCGTCGGGCCGAGCGGGGCGGGGAAGACCACCCTCGTGAACCTCATCCCGCGCTTCTGGGACGTCACGGGCGGCACCCTGCGCGTCGACGGGCGGGACGTGCGCGACTACGCCCTGGCCGACCTGCGCGCCCAGGTGGGCCTCGTGCCGCAGGAGACGCTGCTGTTCAGCGGCACCATCCGCGAGAACATCCTCTACGGCCGCCCCGGCGCGCTCCCCGACGAGGTCGAGGTCGCCGCCCGCGCCGCCAACGCCCACGAGTTCATCAGCGCCTTCCCGCACGGGTACGACACGGTCGTCGGGGAACGCGGCGTGAAACTCAGCGGCGGGCAACGCCAGCGGGTCGCCATTGCCCGCGCCATCCTGAAAGACCCCCGCATCCTCATCCTCGACGAGGCCACCAGCGCCCTCGACAACGAATCCGAATCTCTCGTGCAGGCCGCGCTGGAACGCCTCATGCAGGGCCGCACCACCTTCGTCATCGCGCACCGCCTCAGCACCATCCGGAACGCCGACCGGATCCTCGTCATGGACGCCGGACGCGTCACCGAGGACGGCACGCACGCGGGTCTCCTCGCCGCCGGGGGCATGTACCGCGACCTGTACGAACTCCAGTTCCGCGCCGAACAGGACGCCCAGACTGACCTGAACCTCACCACCAGCTGA
- a CDS encoding aldo/keto reductase produces MEQRDFGNTGLRVSVLGLGAGQIGDGSLSEDHAGTLLNRAIDRGITLVDTARGYGLSEERIGRHLAYRRHDFILSSKGGYSADGADDWTPQAIRLGIEQALTRLRCDWIDIFHLHSCPADTLRRDDLLGALDDARTAGLIRVAAYSGENEALAWAIQSGRFGSIETSVNLADQFSRRQLLPAATESGMGVIAKRPIANAAWRFTHRPEGDYAETYWERLRTLNMDTIRQNAGLDWLDLALRFTAYTPGVHSAIVGTASIHNLERNIDLVQQGPLPLDVLTHIEAAWTQHGLEWGGEV; encoded by the coding sequence ATGGAACAACGGGACTTCGGCAACACCGGCCTGCGCGTCAGCGTCCTCGGCCTCGGCGCCGGGCAGATCGGCGACGGCAGCCTCAGCGAGGACCACGCAGGTACCCTCCTGAACCGCGCCATCGACCGGGGCATCACCCTGGTCGACACCGCGCGCGGCTACGGCCTCAGCGAGGAACGCATCGGCCGGCACCTCGCCTACCGCCGCCACGACTTCATCCTCAGCAGCAAGGGCGGGTACAGCGCCGACGGCGCCGACGACTGGACCCCGCAGGCCATCCGCCTCGGCATCGAACAGGCCCTCACCCGGCTGCGCTGCGACTGGATCGACATCTTCCACCTGCACTCCTGCCCCGCCGACACCCTGCGCCGCGACGACCTCCTCGGCGCACTCGACGACGCCCGCACCGCCGGACTCATCCGCGTCGCCGCGTACAGCGGCGAGAACGAAGCCCTCGCCTGGGCCATCCAGAGCGGCCGCTTCGGCAGCATCGAAACCAGCGTCAACCTCGCCGACCAGTTCAGCCGCCGCCAACTCCTCCCCGCCGCCACCGAGAGCGGCATGGGCGTCATCGCCAAACGCCCCATCGCCAACGCCGCCTGGCGCTTCACCCACCGCCCCGAAGGCGACTACGCCGAAACCTACTGGGAGCGCCTGCGCACCCTGAACATGGACACCATCCGCCAGAACGCCGGACTCGACTGGCTCGACCTCGCCCTCCGCTTCACCGCGTACACCCCCGGCGTCCACAGCGCCATCGTCGGCACCGCCAGCATCCACAACCTCGAACGCAACATCGACCTCGTGCAGCAGGGCCCCCTCCCACTGGACGTCCTGACCCACATCGAAGCCGCGTGGACGCAACACGGACTGGAATGGGGCGGGGAAGTGTAA
- a CDS encoding cupin domain-containing protein — protein MSQYKVSQSDTTHGKDGEHHLIKGQQSSMRLWHREEPAGAKPESSNPYETLGYVTEGQMDLTVNGETITLRPGDSYCVPAGAPHTYRITETLTAVEVNTPGTDK, from the coding sequence ATGAGCCAATACAAGGTCAGCCAGAGCGACACCACCCACGGCAAAGACGGCGAACACCACCTCATCAAAGGCCAGCAGAGCAGCATGCGCCTGTGGCACCGCGAAGAACCCGCAGGCGCCAAACCCGAAAGCAGCAACCCCTACGAGACCCTCGGGTACGTCACCGAAGGGCAGATGGACCTCACCGTGAACGGCGAAACCATCACCCTGCGCCCCGGCGACTCCTACTGCGTGCCCGCAGGTGCCCCCCACACGTACCGCATCACCGAGACCCTCACCGCCGTCGAAGTGAACACCCCCGGCACGGACAAGTAA
- a CDS encoding nuclear transport factor 2 family protein, translating to MTLTEEFANALQVAEESGDVSGLLALHAGDVTLRNLTQQTWEGVEGARAFWEAYLGSFEVVRSEFSRVQEEGGLGVLEWTASGRLPGGREISYRGVSLLDVQDGKVSAFRTYYDSAAFVVATPA from the coding sequence ATGACATTGACTGAGGAGTTCGCGAATGCGTTGCAGGTGGCGGAGGAGTCCGGGGACGTTTCGGGGTTGCTGGCCCTGCACGCGGGGGACGTGACGCTGCGGAACCTGACGCAGCAGACGTGGGAGGGAGTGGAGGGTGCGCGGGCGTTCTGGGAGGCGTACCTGGGGAGTTTCGAGGTGGTGCGCAGTGAGTTCTCCCGCGTGCAGGAGGAGGGGGGTCTGGGCGTGCTGGAGTGGACGGCGTCGGGTCGCCTGCCGGGCGGGCGGGAGATCTCGTACCGGGGCGTGAGCCTGCTGGACGTGCAGGATGGGAAGGTGTCGGCGTTCCGCACGTATTACGACAGCGCGGCGTTCGTGGTGGCGACGCCCGCCTGA
- a CDS encoding type 1 glutamine amidotransferase domain-containing protein: MTDQPLKGKTIAILAADGVEQVELVKPREALEAAGATTHLISLKAGQIQSMKGDMEPQDKYDVDHTVTQANPSDYDGLLLPGGTVNPDKLRLDPYAMKFVRAFYDHGAPIAAICHGPWSLSETGISKGLRMTSWPSLKHELTLSGANWVDEKVVVDRGIITSRNPDDIPAFIDKMIEEFQEGDHSSKR, encoded by the coding sequence ATGACCGACCAACCCCTGAAAGGCAAGACCATCGCCATCCTCGCCGCCGACGGAGTCGAACAGGTCGAACTCGTGAAACCCCGCGAAGCCCTCGAAGCCGCCGGGGCCACCACGCACCTCATCAGCCTCAAAGCCGGGCAGATCCAGAGCATGAAAGGCGACATGGAACCCCAGGACAAATACGACGTGGACCACACCGTCACGCAGGCCAACCCCAGCGACTACGACGGCCTCCTGCTGCCCGGCGGCACCGTCAACCCCGACAAGCTGCGCCTGGACCCCTACGCCATGAAGTTCGTTCGCGCGTTCTACGACCACGGCGCACCCATCGCCGCCATCTGCCACGGCCCCTGGAGCCTCAGCGAAACCGGCATCAGCAAAGGCCTGCGCATGACCAGCTGGCCCAGCCTGAAACACGAACTGACCCTGAGCGGCGCGAACTGGGTGGACGAGAAAGTCGTCGTGGACCGAGGCATCATCACCAGCCGCAACCCCGACGACATCCCCGCCTTCATCGACAAGATGATCGAAGAATTCCAGGAAGGCGACCACAGCAGCAAAAGGTAA